TTGCTTGCTTCTATAACAAACTTAAATTACGATAAAAACAATTTTGAAATTATTTTAGTAGATGATGCAAGTACCGATGCATCTGTACAAGTAATTGCTGATTGGCGGTTAGCAAACCCATTTATTCAAACTACCATATTAACCAATGTTGTAGTAAGTAAATCTTCTAAAAAAGATGCTATATCGCGTGCAGTTTCTGTAGCCAAAAACGATTGGATTATTACTACGGATGCCGATTGCATTTTACCTGCTAACTTTTTAGCTTGTTATGCTGCTTATGTTTTTCAAAATTCTGAACAATCTTTTATTATTGGTGGAGTAGGGGTGGAACCATCCCACAAATTTTTATTTCAATATCAAGCTTTAGATTTTGCTTCGTTGCAAGCAGTAACTTTAGGCAGTTGTTTTATTGATGAAACTTTTATGTGTAATGGTGCAAATTTGGCTTTTACAAAGCAGTTTTTTGCAAAAGTGAAGGGTTATGATGGGGTAAATCATATTGCAAGCGGAGATGATGTTTTTTTGCTGCAAAAAGCATTGCAGTACAAATCAAACTGCGTGGGGTATCTTTTACATCAGGATGCTACGATAATAACAGAACCTGTTTTAAGTTGGAGTGCTTTAGTAAAACAACGTGCCCGTTGGGGAGCAAAAGCTACGGCTTATCAAAGTGCTTATCCTAAAGTTTTAGGCATTATTACCTTGCTTGCTAATTTTAGCGTTATTTTTTTATTGGTTGCTTTATTTATTCCGAGCTATTTTGCAATTAGTTTGTTGTTACTAACTATTAAGTTTGTTTGTGAACTTGCGTTGCTTACATGTTTTAAAAAACATACCGAATGGGTAAGTTTACGTTATTTTCCCATTTCATTTTTACTTTATCCGTTTTTTACCTTGTTAGTAACCTTACGTATGCTTTTTTTTACGCCACGTTGGAAATAATTATTCCTTAACAAAAGTAATTGGGATGTTAATCTGGGTTCTAACCGGAATTCCTCTTTTAATTGCGGGATATGCCGCAGGTAATTCAGTTATTAACTGATTTACGGCTGTTGTAATGTTTTGTCGCGTTTCAGCGTTCGAAATTGTGGTAACGTCGGTTATAACGCTGTAGCTTGAATCTGGGTTAATGGTTAAGGCCAACCAAATTTCATTTACGTTTAAATCAATCGTTTTAATGGTTTGACTATTTA
This genomic window from Flavobacterium agricola contains:
- a CDS encoding glycosyltransferase, with protein sequence MEIVVYFIAVVLVYYSIQLGLLIYGVLKAKKFAYSTFPEVAIKFTIVIPFKNEANNLPHLLASITNLNYDKNNFEIILVDDASTDASVQVIADWRLANPFIQTTILTNVVVSKSSKKDAISRAVSVAKNDWIITTDADCILPANFLACYAAYVFQNSEQSFIIGGVGVEPSHKFLFQYQALDFASLQAVTLGSCFIDETFMCNGANLAFTKQFFAKVKGYDGVNHIASGDDVFLLQKALQYKSNCVGYLLHQDATIITEPVLSWSALVKQRARWGAKATAYQSAYPKVLGIITLLANFSVIFLLVALFIPSYFAISLLLLTIKFVCELALLTCFKKHTEWVSLRYFPISFLLYPFFTLLVTLRMLFFTPRWK